A stretch of Fluviicola sp. DNA encodes these proteins:
- a CDS encoding zinc dependent phospholipase C family protein, producing MVNSSTFRRTSTILLLSLLLTGFGNAAPLPVFQKPNPALWGFFGHKRINRVATFTLPPEMFGFFKENIEFITEHAVDPDKRRYGVDGEAQRHYIDIDHYSVNGQNPFEVVPKRWKDAVEKFTEDTLQAYGIVPWHIVVMKNRLQKAFESKNIDLILKNATEIGHYIGDAHVPLHTTENYNGQLTGQRGIHGLWESRIVELNAEDYDYFVGKGKYIPDVLEFAWDAVKASNAAVDSVLSMEKELTAEFPSDQKYTYETRGNVVIQTYSKAFCDEYQKRMNGMVERRMRQAIIAVGSIWYTAWVDAGQPDLAKLTNSPPSAQLLKELEELDQLYQHSDHKGTICD from the coding sequence ATGGTAAACTCGTCAACATTTCGGAGAACTAGCACTATTTTACTACTGAGCCTGCTTCTGACAGGCTTCGGGAACGCAGCTCCCCTTCCTGTTTTTCAGAAACCCAATCCGGCCTTGTGGGGCTTCTTCGGGCACAAACGCATTAACCGCGTGGCTACGTTTACGCTTCCCCCGGAAATGTTCGGTTTTTTCAAGGAAAACATTGAATTCATTACAGAACATGCCGTGGATCCGGATAAAAGACGTTACGGCGTGGACGGAGAAGCTCAGCGGCATTACATCGACATCGACCATTATTCGGTAAACGGGCAAAATCCGTTTGAAGTCGTGCCGAAACGCTGGAAAGATGCGGTAGAAAAATTCACCGAAGACACATTACAGGCTTACGGAATTGTTCCATGGCACATTGTGGTCATGAAAAACCGGCTTCAGAAAGCCTTCGAATCGAAGAATATTGACCTGATTCTGAAAAACGCGACGGAAATCGGCCATTACATCGGCGATGCTCACGTTCCTTTGCACACTACCGAGAATTACAACGGACAACTGACCGGCCAGCGCGGAATTCATGGTTTGTGGGAAAGCCGCATCGTAGAACTGAATGCGGAGGATTACGATTATTTCGTAGGAAAAGGAAAATACATTCCCGATGTACTGGAATTTGCCTGGGATGCCGTAAAAGCTTCCAATGCAGCAGTAGATTCGGTTCTCTCAATGGAAAAAGAATTGACTGCAGAGTTTCCGAGTGACCAGAAATACACGTATGAAACGCGCGGAAATGTGGTGATCCAAACTTATTCCAAAGCTTTTTGCGACGAATACCAAAAACGCATGAACGGAATGGTCGAAAGACGTATGCGCCAAGCTATTATTGCTGTTGGTTCTATCTGGTACACGGCCTGGGTAGACGCCGGACAACCCGATTTAGCAAAATTAACAAACAGTCCGCCTTCTGCTCAACTCCTGAAAGAACTGGAAGAATTGGACCAATTATACCAGCATTCCGACCATAAAGGGACAATTTGTGATTAG
- a CDS encoding DUF3817 domain-containing protein, with protein sequence MNFKSALGALRIVGILEGISFLSFLVTMPLKYMMDITAPNKIVGMAHGVLFIAYIFLVFWASTETKWDTKTKFWAYVASLLPFGTFVADAKIFKPTQESLKSI encoded by the coding sequence ATGAACTTCAAATCTGCTTTGGGTGCACTCCGCATCGTCGGGATACTGGAAGGGATTTCCTTTCTTTCGTTTTTGGTGACCATGCCTTTGAAATACATGATGGACATTACTGCTCCCAATAAAATCGTGGGAATGGCACACGGAGTTTTGTTCATTGCTTACATATTCCTCGTTTTCTGGGCTTCAACGGAAACAAAATGGGACACAAAAACCAAATTCTGGGCTTACGTAGCTTCACTTTTGCCGTTCGGGACCTTTGTTGCAGACGCGAAAATTTTCAAACCGACCCAGGAATCCCTGAAATCCATCTGA
- a CDS encoding gliding motility-associated C-terminal domain-containing protein, which produces MDHIIKYIVFFFLFTFHTLGQGNLILNGDFEKYWECPDNASQIERCKYVYNPCALNVSTSDYFNACFTTASTVGVPNTFLGYQSPRSGNGMVGYFCIDGPYSRYREYIQLSFCKPLEYAHKYMVEGYFNLGNSSTHTIKNIGFLFSETRINSNDFLYENYIPQYTDSLAVINDTANWIKISFEFISDAPHQFLTIGHFLKDSTESYIQLGPYANVQYVCYFLLDDFSVKELVDGEMQPPNIEMPFTNFEIQLPNIVTPNNDNINDFIDLSEFSDFYIVNRWGEEVFNDSNSKIWKGEDNRGNPLFEGVYFLMGSYESCDEKKGFSTPITIIR; this is translated from the coding sequence TTGGATCATATCATCAAATATATAGTATTCTTTTTCCTGTTTACTTTTCATACTTTAGGGCAGGGAAACCTCATTTTGAATGGTGATTTCGAGAAGTATTGGGAATGTCCGGATAATGCCTCTCAGATTGAACGATGTAAATATGTTTATAATCCTTGTGCATTGAACGTAAGCACTTCTGATTACTTCAATGCCTGTTTTACAACAGCTTCTACAGTGGGAGTTCCGAACACGTTCTTAGGGTACCAAAGTCCAAGAAGCGGAAATGGCATGGTTGGTTATTTTTGTATCGATGGTCCATATTCACGGTACAGGGAATATATCCAATTATCCTTTTGTAAACCACTGGAATATGCACATAAATACATGGTTGAAGGGTATTTTAATCTAGGCAACTCATCCACGCATACCATTAAAAATATAGGTTTTTTATTTTCAGAAACTCGAATCAATTCCAATGATTTTTTATATGAAAATTACATTCCTCAATATACTGATAGTCTGGCTGTGATTAACGATACAGCTAACTGGATAAAAATATCATTCGAATTCATTTCAGATGCGCCTCATCAATTTTTAACCATCGGTCATTTTTTAAAAGATAGTACAGAAAGTTATATCCAGCTTGGTCCATATGCAAATGTACAATATGTATGTTATTTCCTGTTAGATGACTTTAGTGTGAAGGAATTAGTAGATGGTGAAATGCAGCCTCCCAATATTGAAATGCCGTTTACTAATTTTGAAATACAGCTTCCCAATATCGTTACTCCGAATAATGATAATATAAATGATTTTATTGATCTATCAGAATTCTCTGATTTTTATATTGTGAACAGATGGGGAGAGGAGGTTTTCAATGATTCCAATTCGAAGATTTGGAAAGGGGAAGACAATCGGGGTAATCCTTTATTTGAAGGAGTTTATTTTTTGATGGGATCTTACGAAAGTTGTGACGAGAAAAAAGGTTTTTCTACGCCTATTACAATCATAAGATAA
- a CDS encoding porin family protein, translating into MKNTLLITFLFLAGINSLSAQSSNRYDWGIEGGPNLSTLRISNRQTNSVVYGSAGFIFQYNTRKILSFKTGFSYQRKGAQMSGGYYFNPLYNQNAYFSQGKSIFSMDYISLPLLVKASFGKKTKFFINAGPYAAFLLSEKTHFTYGDYTSHLSNLSSFKRLDFGVTGGIGLAVPIKEFWMVHIEFRNYLGAQEIHAYSGDRIFTNTTDMRLGVVYRLGFREEKN; encoded by the coding sequence ATGAAAAACACCTTATTAATCACTTTTCTGTTTTTGGCAGGAATCAACTCACTCAGCGCACAATCATCCAACCGTTACGACTGGGGAATTGAAGGCGGGCCGAATTTGAGTACTTTGCGCATCTCGAACAGGCAAACCAATTCGGTGGTTTACGGATCAGCCGGATTCATCTTTCAATACAATACGCGTAAAATCCTTTCGTTTAAAACCGGGTTTTCCTATCAGCGAAAAGGAGCTCAAATGAGCGGTGGGTATTACTTCAATCCTCTATATAATCAGAATGCGTATTTTTCACAGGGGAAATCCATATTCAGCATGGATTACATCAGTTTGCCCCTATTGGTAAAAGCTTCCTTCGGAAAAAAAACAAAATTCTTTATCAATGCAGGTCCTTATGCTGCTTTTCTACTCTCCGAAAAGACACATTTTACCTATGGAGACTATACTTCTCACCTAAGTAATCTGAGCAGTTTCAAACGCCTGGATTTTGGTGTTACCGGTGGAATCGGTCTGGCTGTTCCAATCAAAGAATTCTGGATGGTTCACATAGAATTCAGAAATTATTTGGGAGCACAGGAAATCCATGCTTACAGTGGCGACCGGATTTTCACCAATACCACGGACATGCGCTTAGGAGTTGTATACCGTTTGGGTTTCCGGGAAGAGAAGAATTAA
- a CDS encoding DUF475 domain-containing protein, translating to MMKQFHEFTALMSEHPLNAILLILGILLLEIILSFDNAAVLATMVKDLPKEQQAKALKYGILGAYIFRGLALILVESILSIWWFKPIGGAYLIYMAVKHFAAKSVQEEIESEVQQTKKNFVYRATVGVIGIFWSTVLAVEFMDIVFSIDNIFAVVAYSDNVILICIGVFIGILAMRYVAKYFVLLMEKYPFLENAAFLVIGILGIKLCLALLVHFVPATKWIESEQFDLCISGLTLAIFIVPILIFRAKKK from the coding sequence ATGATGAAACAATTCCATGAATTTACAGCGCTCATGTCAGAGCATCCGTTGAATGCCATTTTACTGATTCTTGGAATTTTACTGCTTGAAATTATTTTATCATTCGACAATGCAGCCGTACTGGCCACGATGGTGAAAGACTTGCCGAAAGAACAACAGGCAAAAGCATTGAAATACGGAATTCTGGGAGCTTATATTTTTCGCGGACTGGCGCTGATATTGGTGGAATCCATCCTGAGTATCTGGTGGTTCAAACCGATCGGCGGTGCTTACCTGATTTACATGGCTGTGAAGCATTTTGCAGCGAAAAGTGTGCAGGAGGAAATTGAGTCGGAAGTGCAGCAAACGAAGAAAAATTTTGTTTACCGCGCAACGGTCGGAGTGATCGGTATTTTCTGGTCGACCGTATTGGCGGTAGAATTCATGGATATTGTCTTTTCGATCGACAACATCTTTGCGGTGGTTGCTTATTCCGACAATGTGATCCTGATTTGTATCGGGGTGTTCATCGGGATTTTAGCCATGCGTTACGTTGCGAAGTATTTTGTGTTGCTGATGGAGAAATATCCTTTCCTGGAGAATGCGGCTTTCCTGGTAATCGGAATCCTGGGAATTAAGTTGTGCCTGGCCTTGCTCGTGCATTTTGTTCCTGCAACGAAATGGATCGAATCGGAACAGTTTGACTTGTGCATCTCCGGGTTGACGCTGGCTATTTTCATTGTGCCTATCCTGATTTTCCGGGCAAAGAAGAAATAA
- a CDS encoding type IX secretion system membrane protein PorP/SprF produces MRKIYSLLVLLTITLTSSAQLRTLYNQYMLNQAVFNPGYMDISTRFSATLHFKKQWMTTPETPLTFTANGHYHITKNHGVGAIAISDFTAGVNSLEIGAIYNYHVWLGEKTALGLGVKVGYQQRSLQTDYIYFSEKEPTLDNRVTRGVNLGVGLSIQSQNFDFGISMPSIFDNALADPSSIYTTTYNHFYSHIGYKIRFNDNIILYPTAMARMVKGSRLNMSFDGHFLFGQLVWVGGGYQSDNSVTGSLGFFLEKGLRIVYTYQTGTFSPHKTTFEHTHEITLNFARTIDDLPFAKRKFITRKGGQFRKKQKW; encoded by the coding sequence ATGAGAAAAATTTACTCCCTTTTGGTGTTATTGACTATCACCCTGACATCTTCCGCGCAATTACGCACCTTGTACAATCAATACATGCTCAACCAGGCTGTGTTCAATCCGGGTTACATGGATATTTCTACGCGTTTCAGTGCAACCCTGCATTTCAAAAAGCAATGGATGACTACTCCTGAAACTCCTTTGACCTTTACAGCAAACGGCCATTACCACATTACGAAAAATCATGGGGTCGGTGCCATTGCAATCAGCGATTTTACTGCCGGAGTGAATTCCCTGGAAATTGGTGCAATCTACAATTACCATGTGTGGCTGGGCGAAAAAACAGCACTTGGTTTGGGAGTAAAAGTCGGATACCAGCAACGTTCCCTGCAAACAGATTACATCTACTTCAGTGAAAAAGAGCCGACTTTGGACAACCGTGTAACAAGAGGTGTAAACCTGGGAGTTGGTTTGTCCATTCAATCACAGAACTTTGATTTCGGGATTTCCATGCCGAGCATTTTCGACAATGCGTTGGCTGATCCGTCGAGTATTTACACCACCACTTACAACCATTTCTATTCGCACATCGGTTACAAAATCCGTTTCAACGACAACATTATCCTGTATCCTACTGCCATGGCACGCATGGTAAAAGGTTCGCGCTTAAACATGTCTTTCGACGGGCATTTCCTGTTCGGTCAGCTGGTTTGGGTCGGCGGCGGCTATCAATCGGATAATTCGGTAACGGGAAGTCTGGGCTTCTTTTTAGAAAAAGGATTGCGGATTGTATATACCTACCAAACCGGTACTTTCTCACCACATAAAACAACTTTCGAGCACACGCATGAGATCACGCTGAATTTTGCACGTACTATTGATGATCTGCCATTTGCAAAACGCAAATTCATTACCCGCAAGGGAGGGCAGTTCCGTAAGAAGCAAAAATGGTAA
- a CDS encoding gliding motility-associated C-terminal domain-containing protein — protein sequence MIRFIFLVPLIALAFSFTGKKELKFTVEKPPVSNHELEDTLKINDLTFADFFSPNGDGYNDHFIILNVLNYPTNYLKVFNRWGETVYYASPYLNLWDGRSNQPNAMLGEECSTGVYYFEFNDGNGNIASGKITLKR from the coding sequence ATGATTCGATTCATCTTTTTAGTTCCACTAATCGCCCTTGCTTTCAGCTTTACGGGAAAGAAAGAACTTAAGTTCACGGTGGAAAAACCACCTGTTTCCAATCACGAATTGGAGGACACCCTGAAAATCAATGACCTGACTTTTGCGGATTTCTTTTCTCCGAACGGTGACGGATACAACGATCATTTTATCATTCTGAATGTTTTGAACTACCCGACCAATTATTTGAAAGTATTCAACCGTTGGGGAGAAACGGTTTATTATGCGTCTCCGTACCTGAACCTTTGGGATGGAAGATCGAACCAGCCGAACGCCATGCTCGGAGAAGAGTGTTCTACCGGGGTTTATTATTTTGAATTCAACGACGGAAACGGAAACATCGCGTCAGGTAAAATAACATTGAAACGATGA
- a CDS encoding porin family protein, with protein MKNTFIITLFFALGITSLQAQTSNRYDWGIEGGPNLSTFRAQEMPFFDISPAVYGSGGFIFQYNTKKILSFKTGFSYQRKGYQIKGLTFTDVDGNYLETGKAIVSLDYITLPLLVKASFGKKTQFFINAGPYGGFLLSAKGRYIYNGQENQKETFTNDVQRWDFGVASGIGIAIPIKEAWKIHAELRNYFGLIDLSNSGGGTGIYTNTTDLRLGVVYRLGFRE; from the coding sequence ATGAAAAACACCTTCATCATTACCTTATTTTTTGCACTGGGAATCACTTCCCTTCAGGCTCAAACATCCAACCGTTACGACTGGGGAATTGAAGGCGGGCCGAACCTGAGTACTTTCAGAGCCCAGGAAATGCCATTCTTTGATATCTCACCGGCTGTATACGGATCAGGAGGTTTTATCTTCCAGTACAATACTAAAAAGATTCTTTCTTTTAAAACCGGGTTTTCCTACCAGCGAAAAGGATACCAGATCAAAGGCCTTACTTTCACAGACGTTGACGGAAATTACCTCGAAACAGGTAAAGCGATTGTGAGCCTGGATTACATTACCCTACCCCTGCTGGTAAAGGCTTCCTTTGGAAAAAAGACCCAATTCTTCATCAATGCGGGACCCTACGGAGGCTTCCTCTTATCCGCAAAAGGAAGGTATATCTATAACGGACAGGAAAATCAAAAAGAAACCTTTACGAATGATGTACAACGCTGGGATTTCGGGGTTGCAAGCGGAATCGGGATAGCCATTCCAATCAAAGAGGCGTGGAAAATACATGCAGAATTGCGCAATTATTTCGGACTGATAGATCTGAGCAATAGTGGCGGAGGTACCGGAATTTATACTAACACAACAGATTTGCGTTTAGGTGTTGTATACCGTTTGGGTTTTCGCGAGTAA
- the uvrB gene encoding excinuclease ABC subunit UvrB, translating into MDFQLTSEFKPTGDQPVAIEQLVSGIRDGHFAQTLLGVTGSGKTFTMANVIQQVEKPTLILSHNKTLAAQLYGEFKQFFPNNAVEYFVSYYDYYQPEAYLPVTDTYIEKDLQINDEIEKLRLSATSALLSGRRDVIVIASVSCIYGIGNPNEFANSIIPIRIGQSFPRNKFLLRLVENLYSRTEGEFKRGTFRVKGDTVDIYLAYADYALRVEFWGDEIERIRTIDPENNSEIEIFSEINIYPANIFVSSPATTRRAIDQIGEDMVIQVENFKREGKLLEAKRLEERTSYDMEMMRELGYCSGIENYSRYFDQRAPGTRPFCLLDYFPDDYLMIVDESHVTMPQIRAMYGGDRARKINLVDYGFRIQAAMDNRPLMFDEFMSLVNQIVYVSATPADFELEQSEGVVVEQLIRPTGLLDPVIEVRPSLNQIDDLIEEMQVRIEKDERTLVTTLTKRMAEELQKYLDKLGIACRYIHSDIDTIERVEILRQLRLGEFDVLIGVNLLREGLDLPEVSLVAIIDADKEGFLRNERSLVQTVGRAARNVNGRVIMYADKITDSMERTITETERRRAMQIAYNEANGIVPTALNKSKEVILKSTKVADGDPETRSQKAYYAPEESSMAAEPKVHYNDPEELEKAIVAKRKQMEKAAKDLDFIEAARLRDELFELQAKKK; encoded by the coding sequence ATGGATTTCCAACTCACTTCTGAATTTAAACCGACGGGTGATCAGCCTGTTGCCATTGAACAATTAGTCAGCGGAATCCGCGACGGACACTTTGCGCAAACATTGCTGGGTGTTACCGGAAGTGGGAAGACCTTTACCATGGCAAACGTGATCCAGCAGGTCGAAAAACCGACCCTGATCCTTTCCCACAACAAAACACTTGCGGCACAGCTTTACGGGGAGTTCAAACAGTTCTTCCCCAATAACGCCGTGGAGTACTTTGTGAGTTATTACGATTATTATCAGCCCGAAGCGTACTTGCCGGTTACGGATACGTATATCGAGAAGGACTTGCAGATCAACGACGAAATTGAAAAGCTGCGGCTTTCGGCTACTTCTGCCCTGCTTTCGGGAAGAAGGGACGTGATCGTGATCGCTTCCGTGAGTTGTATTTACGGTATCGGGAACCCGAATGAATTTGCAAATTCCATCATTCCGATCCGCATCGGGCAATCGTTTCCCAGAAATAAATTCCTGTTGCGGCTGGTCGAAAATTTATATTCACGTACAGAAGGCGAATTCAAACGCGGAACTTTCCGTGTGAAAGGCGATACGGTTGATATTTACCTCGCTTACGCCGATTATGCGTTGCGCGTAGAATTCTGGGGAGACGAGATCGAACGCATCCGTACCATTGATCCGGAGAACAATTCCGAAATCGAGATTTTTTCCGAAATCAACATTTACCCGGCAAACATTTTCGTTTCCAGCCCGGCAACTACCCGCAGAGCTATTGACCAGATCGGTGAAGACATGGTCATCCAGGTCGAGAATTTTAAGCGTGAAGGCAAATTGCTTGAGGCAAAACGACTGGAAGAACGCACTTCCTACGACATGGAAATGATGCGCGAATTAGGCTATTGCTCGGGAATCGAGAACTATTCCCGCTATTTCGATCAGCGTGCTCCGGGAACACGGCCTTTCTGTTTGCTGGACTATTTCCCGGACGATTATTTGATGATCGTGGACGAAAGCCACGTAACAATGCCGCAAATCCGCGCCATGTACGGTGGGGACCGCGCACGTAAGATCAACCTGGTGGATTATGGTTTCCGAATCCAGGCAGCAATGGACAACCGTCCTTTAATGTTTGACGAGTTCATGTCGCTGGTAAATCAGATCGTTTATGTATCTGCTACTCCGGCCGATTTTGAACTGGAGCAATCCGAAGGAGTAGTCGTGGAGCAGCTCATCCGTCCTACCGGCTTATTGGATCCGGTAATCGAAGTGCGGCCGAGTCTGAACCAGATCGATGATTTGATCGAAGAAATGCAGGTACGCATTGAAAAGGACGAACGCACGCTGGTAACCACACTGACCAAGCGAATGGCCGAGGAATTGCAAAAATACCTGGACAAACTGGGTATTGCCTGCCGATACATTCACTCGGACATCGACACGATTGAGCGTGTGGAGATTTTGCGCCAATTGCGACTGGGTGAATTTGATGTGCTGATCGGGGTGAACCTGCTTCGCGAAGGACTCGATTTGCCGGAAGTAAGTTTGGTAGCGATCATCGATGCAGATAAAGAAGGATTTTTGAGAAACGAACGCTCCCTGGTGCAAACGGTCGGTCGTGCGGCACGAAACGTGAACGGACGCGTGATCATGTATGCCGATAAAATAACGGATTCCATGGAGCGTACGATTACGGAAACCGAACGCAGAAGAGCAATGCAGATAGCATACAATGAAGCGAACGGCATTGTTCCGACAGCGCTGAACAAATCGAAAGAAGTGATCCTGAAATCGACAAAAGTGGCGGACGGAGATCCGGAAACGCGTTCTCAGAAAGCCTATTATGCACCGGAAGAAAGTTCGATGGCTGCAGAACCTAAGGTTCACTACAACGATCCGGAAGAACTGGAAAAAGCGATCGTGGCGAAACGCAAACAGATGGAAAAAGCGGCCAAAGACCTGGATTTCATCGAAGCGGCACGCTTACGGGACGAATTATTTGAATTACAGGCAAAGAAAAAGTAA
- a CDS encoding FKBP-type peptidyl-prolyl cis-trans isomerase: protein MTVDTNMVVSLSYRLTNHKTGELIEETSESQPMEFLYGVERIIPTFEVNIHGLKPGDTFEFDIPSAEAYGEKNDDHVALIPISVFFDESGKIDETQIKVGAVLPMTDNEGNHLRGTILEITDETVTMDFNHPLAGTDLFFSGTILTVRAATQEELDHGHSHGAHGHHH, encoded by the coding sequence ATGACAGTAGACACAAACATGGTGGTTTCCTTGAGTTACAGGTTAACCAATCACAAAACAGGTGAATTGATCGAGGAAACATCGGAAAGTCAGCCAATGGAATTCTTGTACGGAGTTGAACGCATCATCCCGACTTTCGAAGTAAATATTCACGGATTGAAACCGGGTGACACATTTGAGTTCGATATTCCATCAGCAGAGGCTTACGGTGAAAAGAACGACGACCATGTTGCACTGATTCCGATTTCCGTATTTTTTGACGAATCCGGAAAGATCGATGAAACACAGATCAAAGTAGGTGCAGTACTGCCAATGACAGATAACGAAGGAAATCATTTGAGAGGAACGATTCTTGAAATCACGGACGAAACAGTAACCATGGATTTCAATCACCCGCTTGCAGGAACAGACCTGTTTTTCTCAGGTACTATTTTGACCGTAAGAGCGGCAACCCAGGAAGAGTTGGATCACGGACACTCACACGGTGCACACGGACATCATCACTAA
- a CDS encoding 2-phosphosulfolactate phosphatase — MDTRKLIEVCYTPGEYAYFKDEFEIVVVIDVLRATSAICAAFDNGIASIIPVPTVEEAWEYKQKGFLAGAERKGQIVEGFDFGNSPFSYMKEEFKGQEVVLTTTNGTKSLDVAKDAEIVVVGSFLNLNHLNQWLEKQDKNILCLCSGWQDKFNLEDTICAGAICDHLINTGNFTSVEDSSIAAKYLYLSAKDNYLGFLKSSSHRRRLKNLNLNEDIKYCLTPNQTNVIPILRNGKLVNISEN, encoded by the coding sequence ATGGATACAAGAAAGCTGATCGAAGTTTGCTATACTCCCGGTGAGTACGCATATTTTAAAGATGAATTTGAAATCGTAGTAGTAATCGACGTGTTGCGTGCAACCTCGGCTATTTGTGCGGCATTCGACAATGGAATTGCATCCATTATTCCAGTTCCTACCGTGGAAGAAGCGTGGGAATACAAGCAAAAAGGCTTCCTGGCAGGTGCAGAACGCAAAGGTCAGATCGTAGAAGGTTTCGACTTCGGGAACTCGCCTTTTTCTTACATGAAGGAAGAATTCAAAGGTCAGGAAGTAGTTTTGACGACCACTAATGGAACCAAATCACTGGATGTTGCCAAAGATGCGGAAATCGTAGTAGTCGGTTCTTTCTTAAACCTCAACCATTTGAATCAATGGCTTGAAAAGCAGGACAAAAACATTTTGTGTTTGTGTTCCGGCTGGCAGGACAAGTTCAACCTGGAAGACACCATTTGCGCGGGAGCAATCTGCGATCACCTGATCAACACCGGGAATTTCACTTCCGTGGAAGATTCATCCATCGCTGCCAAATACCTGTATCTTTCCGCAAAAGACAATTATCTCGGATTTTTAAAGTCCAGTTCGCACAGAAGACGATTAAAAAACTTAAATTTGAATGAAGACATCAAGTATTGTTTGACACCAAACCAAACAAACGTGATTCCAATTTTAAGAAATGGTAAACTCGTCAACATTTCGGAGAACTAG